Proteins found in one Planococcus citri chromosome 2, ihPlaCitr1.1, whole genome shotgun sequence genomic segment:
- the LOC135837747 gene encoding G-protein coupled receptor dmsr-1-like, with the protein MSTKAPYCIVTLLKIAYYFEDNVYKYFNLPICFVGVISNLLNVLVFTRKTMISPPNLIFAHVALADFLVLLVRIPSIWPVYTRSADHDFNTTTVTETYAGAIFRNYNGIFISTFSFISIFLTVQLTAWRYVAVVYPLKERHWCNKKITRNVVIAGYITCCVLYAIPRHLSFDIFTVDKNQTITYQVSIRKHRTMYSMIMLTHALVFRLFPAIVVAGLTSRIIVTLLARTARHEQLTQSGSVQSDTRNVKVRQQMNRPTAMLLAVVALFFIAEFPKGILSLLSVIYEFGKPRTRCYKSLVKIFITITNINTSVTFIVYYALSEQFRIAFKSLFNCNIVSHQESNPDAAGSTEKITAGTKIDQV; encoded by the exons ATGTCAACCAAAGCACCATACTGTATTGTCACGTTACTCAAAATCGCCTATTATTTCGAAGACAACGTATACAAATACTTCAATTTGCCGATATGTTTTGTAGGCGTGATTTCCAATTTACTTAACGTATTGGTATTCACGAGAAAAACCATGATTTCGCCTCCGAACCTGATATTTGCTCATGTAGCCTTGGCGGATTTTCTAGTCTTACTAGTTCGTATTCCGAGCATATGGCCAGTCTATACTCGCAGTGCTGACCACGATTTTAACACAACAACAGTAACTGAAACTTACGCGGGGGCGATATTCAGAAACTACAATGGTATTTTCATTTCCACCTTTAGTTTTATATCGATATTCCTCACAGTACAGTTGACAGCATGGAGATATGTAGCTGTAGTGTATCCGTTGAAGGAACGTCATTGGTGTAATAAGAAAATTACTCGGAATGTGGTGATCGCTGGATACATAACATGCTGTGTTTTATACGCTATACCGAGACATTTGTCGTTCGATATTTTCACAGtagacaaaaatcaaacaattacTTACCAAGTCTCAATCAGAAAACATCGCACAATGTACTCGATGATAATGCTGACACACGCACTGGTGTTCAGATTATTTCCAGCAATTGTAGTAGCAGGACTTACTTCTAG aataatTGTCACCTTATTAGCAAGAACAGCCCGTCACGAACAACTAACTCAATCCGGAAGCGTCCAAAGTGACACGAGAAACGTCAAAGTGAGACAACAAATGAACAGGCCAACCGCCATGTTGTTGGCTGTGGtggcattatttttcattgcAGAATTTCCAAAAGGAATTTTAAGTTTACTGTCGGTAATTTATGAATTTGGTAAGCCGAGGACACGATGTTACAAGTCACTAGTGAAAATATTCATTACGATAACCAACATTAATACATCAGTCACATTCATCGTGTATTACGCTCTCAGTGAACAATTCAGAATCGCGTTTAAATCTTTGTTCAACTGTAATATTGTTTCTCATCAAGAAAGTAATCCAGATGCTGCGGGTAGTACCGAAAAAATTACCGCAGGTAcgaaaattgatcaagtttAG